The Xylanivirga thermophila genome includes a region encoding these proteins:
- a CDS encoding BaiN/RdsA family NAD(P)/FAD-dependent oxidoreductase yields MIKERKHVIVIGGGASGMVAAISAKRQGADVTILERNPRVGKKILATGNGRCNFTNINTDINYYNGNNPKFAYSALSQFSVNNTIDFFEKLGIAHKVEDLGKVFPMSDQASSILDVLLYELNEIGIRVICNAYVKNIVKGNKGFTIELEDGSVFKGDRVIIAVGGKAMPSTGSDGNGFELASKLGHSVIDVFPALVQLKLEGSFFKQIQGVKFVGTAEILYNNRSLAKDRGDILFANYGISGPPILQISRKAGEILKNNKKAILKITIIDTISQGELRDIIIRRFKNNPKKTVEFSLVGLINKRLIPVVLKEAGITNLKCPVANISNKEIDNIVKILTDWRFEVIGTKSWPSAQVTAGGVNTKEIDPNTMESKIMEGVFFAGEIIDIDGQCGGFNLQWAWSSGFIAGQNAAL; encoded by the coding sequence ATGATTAAAGAAAGAAAACATGTAATCGTTATAGGTGGTGGGGCATCTGGTATGGTAGCAGCTATCTCAGCAAAGAGACAAGGAGCTGATGTTACAATACTAGAGAGAAATCCTCGAGTTGGAAAAAAGATACTTGCTACAGGAAATGGCAGATGTAATTTTACTAATATAAACACAGATATCAATTATTATAATGGTAATAATCCCAAATTTGCATATAGTGCATTATCCCAGTTTAGCGTTAACAATACTATTGATTTTTTTGAAAAGCTTGGAATAGCCCATAAAGTAGAGGATTTGGGTAAGGTATTTCCCATGTCAGATCAGGCGTCAAGTATTTTAGATGTATTATTATATGAATTAAATGAAATAGGGATTAGAGTAATATGCAATGCCTATGTTAAAAATATAGTAAAAGGTAATAAAGGATTTACAATTGAATTAGAGGATGGTTCGGTGTTTAAAGGAGATAGGGTAATTATAGCAGTAGGGGGTAAAGCTATGCCATCTACTGGTTCAGATGGTAATGGGTTTGAATTGGCGTCAAAATTAGGACATTCTGTTATAGACGTTTTCCCTGCTCTGGTTCAATTAAAACTTGAAGGATCATTTTTTAAGCAGATCCAGGGAGTTAAGTTTGTGGGTACGGCTGAAATCCTATATAATAATAGATCATTGGCAAAAGATAGGGGAGATATACTATTTGCCAATTATGGAATATCAGGTCCTCCTATCCTTCAAATTAGCAGAAAAGCGGGAGAGATCCTCAAAAATAACAAAAAGGCTATATTAAAGATAACAATTATTGATACAATTTCCCAAGGGGAACTTAGAGATATTATAATACGGCGATTTAAAAACAACCCTAAAAAGACGGTGGAATTTAGTCTTGTTGGTCTTATAAATAAAAGGCTTATTCCTGTGGTATTAAAAGAAGCAGGAATAACCAATCTCAAGTGTCCGGTTGCAAATATTTCCAATAAAGAGATTGATAATATAGTAAAAATATTAACGGATTGGAGATTTGAGGTAATAGGTACAAAAAGTTGGCCTAGTGCCCAGGTAACCGCAGGTGGTGTTAATACAAAGGAGATAGATCCAAACACTATGGAATCAAAAATAATGGAAGGTGTATTTTTTGCAGGTGAAATAATAGATATAGATGGACAATGCGGTGGATTCAATCTACAATGGGCGTGGTCGTCTGGATTTATTGCGGGACAGAATGCAGCATTGTAA